The following coding sequences are from one Triticum aestivum cultivar Chinese Spring chromosome 5A, IWGSC CS RefSeq v2.1, whole genome shotgun sequence window:
- the LOC123101622 gene encoding uncharacterized protein: MAFDNVMDDIHVSGTPELPLVLSPKSHGFSSGIRGSPRFKVKAHKGRLNQCHAGSSNEGSSSVPPVGPDVGHEPRRSRRKLVVEEEIPNENDSDSDSDDSEWDSDWVDSDNEVGKDDDDLYEEWVDELQELQGSELEDSDSAEEVEVVDAQGRKKMKKKVKLKRWRPENMKEVNFHIGMVFLSVIELRAAIQEYIVKQRVQIHYIKNDKQRIRAGCVGDCPWFLFAAPDSRTKAWVVKKYVGEHTCEREWALKQFTARYLAGKYVETFRADEKMTLQNFGRLVQLDYNMQPTRSKLARARRIALKIIHGDELEQYNLLWDFAAEIRRSNPGSTMLVHANNGKFDNCYMSLDACKRGFLLAYRPIICIDGCHIKNKYGGVMLTAVGVDPNDCIFPIAIAIVEVEDTVTWKWFLNTLKEDLNIQNTAPWTLMSDRQKGLINAVNAMFPDAQHRFCVRHLHQNFAKNWKGDVFKNKLWQIARATHEADWKKYMQEMKEKYCSII; encoded by the exons ATGGCCTTTGACAATGTAATGGATGATATTCATGTTAGTGGTACACCTGAGCTACCTCTTGTACTAAGCCCTAAATCTCATGGGTTTAGCAGTGGAATAAGAGGAAGTCCCAGGTTTAAGGTGAAAGCTCACAAAGGCAGACTGAACCAATGTCATGCAGGCAGCAGCAATGAAGGGAGTAGCAGTGTTCCACCAGTGGGACCAGATGTTGGACATGAGCCTAGAAGAAGCAGGAGGAAACTTGTGGTAGAAGAAGAAATCCCCAATGAAAATGACAGTGACAGTGATAGTGATGACAGTGAATGGGATTCAGACTGGGTAGACTCTGACAATGAAGTAGGCAAAGATGATGATGATCTATATGAAGAATGGGTTGATGAACTGCAGGAGCTACAAGGTTCAGAGCTTGAAGATAGTGATTCAGCAGAGGAAGTGGAAGTAGTAGATGCACAAggaaggaaaaaaatgaaaaagaaagtgAAGCTGAAAAGGTGGAGGCCTGAGAACATGAAAGAAGTCAATTTTCACATAGGCATGGTGTTCTTGTCTGTCATTGAACTAAGAGCAGCAATTCAGGAGTACATTGTGAAGCAAAGAGTGCAAATTCATTACATAAAGAATGATAAGCAGAGGATAAGGGCAGGTTGTGTTGGAGATTGTCCCTGGTTCTTATTTGCTGCACCTGACAGCAGGACCAAAGCATGGGTTGTGAAGAAGTATGTGGGTGAGCATACATGTGAAAGAGAGTGGGCACTCAAGCAATTTACAGCAAGATATTTGGCTGGCAAGTATGTGGAAACATTTAGAGCAGATGAGAAGATGACACTGCAAAACTTTGGCAGACTTGTTCAATTGGACTACAACATGCAACCTACTAGAAGTAAGCTAGCTAGAGCAAGGAGGATTGCACTAAAGATAattcatggagatgaacttgagcAGTATAATTTACTGTGGGACTTTGCAGCTGAAATCAGAAGATCAAATCCTGGCAGTACCATGCTTGTGCATGCAAACAATGGAAAGTTTGATAACTGCTACATGTCCTTAGATGCATGCAAAAGGGGTTTTCTGCTAGCTTATAGGCCCATTATATGCATTGATGGGTGTCACATTAAGAACAAGTATGGTGGAGTGATGCTGACAGCTGTTGGAGTTGATCCTAACGATTGTATCTTTCCCATTGCAATTGCCATAGTAGAAGTGGAAGATACTGTCACATGGAAGTGGTTTTTGAACACATTGAAGGAGGATCTGAACATACAAAACACAGCACCATGGACATTGATGAGTGATAGGCAGAAG GGCTTGATCAATGCTGTCAATGCAATGTTTCCTGATGCACAACATAGATTTTGTGTGAGGCATCTGCATCAAAACTTTGCAAAAAACTGGAAAGGTGATGTATTCAAGAATAAATTGTGGCAAATTGCAAGAGCTACACATGAGGCAGACTGGAAGAAGTACATGCAAGAGATGAAAGAGAAATACTGTAGCATTATCTAA
- the LOC123107914 gene encoding uncharacterized protein — protein MVGEYDVNIQKEECSCRAWQLSGIPCRHGVACLRHERIKPEDVVNKCYSIDAFRAAYGKIIMPCSDPRVWPKTNGPQMLPPHYEKKVGRPGKKRKKNPLEEDNGTRMSRHGIIGHCSVCNQPGHNKRKCPELGRGQPTAAHEAGAEQDPAAEQYPAAEEEAAEHVQTTEHVPIQVVLPETQQRTKLPVKRRPSCKKKACPQVGRSTSNMISSSMNYDLASSTMIEILQDQAIATQQSQTAVPAPLPESQFIANCRDALPAPRSHTTATLGLKRRKKVKKTKENKAPTTQK, from the exons ATGGTTGGGGAGTATGATGTGAACATACAGAAGGAGGAGTGTTCTTGTAGGGCATGGCAGCTCTCTGGAATTCCATGTAGACATGGAGTTGCATGTTTAAGACATGAAAGAATTAAACCAGAGGATGTTGTCAACAAGTGCTACAGCATAGATGCTTTCAGAGCTGCTTATGGCAAGATCATAATGCCATGTAGTGATCCTAGAGTGTGGCCTAAAACTAATGGGCCTCAAATGCTGCCACCACACTATGAGAAGAAAGTTGGTAGGCCtggaaagaagagaaagaagaacccACTAGAGGAGGACAATGGAACTAGGATGAGCAGACATGGCATTATTGGACACTGCAGTGTGTGCAATCAACCAGGACACAACAAAAGAAAGTGCCCTGAACTAGGTAGAGGACAACCAACAGCAGCACATGAGGCAGGAGCAGAACaagatccagcagcagaacaataTCCAGCAGCAGAAGAGGAAGCAGCAGAACATGTGCAAACAACAGAACATGTGCCAATTCAGGTTGTGCTTCCAGAAACACAACAAAGAACTAAACTACCAGTCAAGAGAAGGCCCAGTTGCAAG aaaaaggCATGTCCACAAGTGGGCAGAAGTACATCTAATATGATATCTTCTTCTATGAATTATGATCTTGCTTCATCTACTATGATTGAGATTTTACAGGACCAA GCTATAGCTACTCAACAATCTCAAACAGCAGTGCCAGCTCCTCTACCAGAAAGCCAGTTCATTGCAAACTGCAGAGATGCCCTGCCAGCTCCAAGAAGCCACACTACTGCTACACTAGGtttgaagagaaggaagaaagtgAAAAAAACTAAGGAGAACAAAGCCCCAACAACTCAGAAGTGA